A window of the Pseudomonas furukawaii genome harbors these coding sequences:
- a CDS encoding UvrD-helicase domain-containing protein, whose translation MPPEIDLFAIERGSITAPAGCGKTQLIAETLIAHRQSKPILVLTHTNAGVAAIRARLRRAGVPNSAYRVSTIDGFSMRLIAKFPARSGHNPQILQLHQPNTDYPAIREAAMQLLQAGHLAQPLRATYARLLVDEYQDCNVVQHAIVSGLAQVLPTCVLGDPMQAIFDFRGNRLVHWANEVQPLFPAAGELRIPWRWRLAGAENLGQWLLAIRQQLQAGQPVDLRTAPAEVRWVQLNAGTEVQQRLVAARTEAPNAQGSVLIIGDSINVQGRHQLTSQTPGAMAVEAVDLRDLVNFARNFDLQGANALAQLVEFASSVMTGVGAANLRTRVESLRAGRARTPPTAAEAAAIDFVAAPTLGQALRVIDTLAEQHGARVYRPEVLYCCRSAMQAVVGGAADFLSAAIQARERNRHLARPIARRSVGSTLLLKGLEADVSVVLHPELMTPQNLYVALTRGARHVVVCSPTPILTPVVNG comes from the coding sequence GTGCCCCCTGAGATTGATCTTTTCGCTATCGAGCGTGGCTCCATAACGGCCCCCGCAGGTTGTGGAAAAACGCAATTGATTGCCGAGACGCTCATCGCGCATAGGCAGAGCAAACCCATCCTCGTCTTGACACATACGAACGCCGGCGTTGCGGCCATACGGGCGCGCCTGAGACGAGCCGGTGTTCCTAACTCCGCATATCGAGTCTCCACCATTGACGGATTCTCGATGCGCCTGATCGCTAAGTTCCCAGCGCGAAGCGGCCATAACCCGCAGATCCTACAGCTGCATCAACCCAATACTGACTACCCGGCAATTCGGGAGGCCGCCATGCAGTTGTTGCAGGCCGGTCACCTCGCTCAGCCCCTTCGCGCCACCTATGCACGGTTGCTTGTCGACGAGTACCAAGACTGCAACGTCGTCCAGCACGCCATCGTGTCTGGTTTGGCCCAGGTGCTTCCGACCTGCGTGCTCGGTGACCCGATGCAAGCCATCTTCGACTTTCGTGGCAATCGACTGGTGCATTGGGCGAATGAGGTGCAACCCCTGTTTCCCGCAGCGGGAGAGTTGAGGATACCGTGGCGCTGGCGGCTGGCTGGAGCTGAGAACCTCGGGCAGTGGCTGCTCGCCATAAGGCAACAACTTCAAGCTGGTCAGCCGGTGGATCTGCGCACGGCTCCAGCAGAAGTGCGTTGGGTGCAGCTAAACGCCGGAACCGAAGTTCAGCAGCGACTGGTGGCCGCGAGAACCGAAGCTCCCAACGCTCAGGGTAGCGTCCTCATCATCGGGGACTCCATCAACGTGCAAGGTCGCCATCAGCTCACGAGCCAGACACCCGGTGCCATGGCCGTAGAAGCCGTCGACCTGAGAGATCTCGTCAACTTCGCCAGGAACTTTGACTTGCAGGGTGCCAATGCTCTGGCACAACTTGTGGAGTTTGCTTCCAGCGTAATGACGGGGGTAGGTGCAGCAAACCTGCGAACGCGCGTGGAGTCGCTGCGTGCAGGAAGGGCCCGAACGCCTCCGACCGCGGCCGAGGCTGCGGCGATCGATTTCGTAGCAGCGCCAACATTGGGGCAAGCGCTCCGTGTGATCGATACGCTCGCTGAGCAGCACGGGGCACGTGTATACCGACCGGAGGTTCTGTACTGCTGCCGGTCTGCAATGCAAGCGGTGGTGGGAGGTGCTGCCGACTTTCTGAGTGCAGCCATTCAAGCGCGAGAGCGCAATAGACACCTTGCCCGACCGATCGCAAGACGCTCTGTAGGCAGCACATTACTTCTCAAGGGGCTCGAGGCGGATGTCTCGGTTGTCCTGCATCCTGAGCTTATGACCCCCCAGAATCTATACGTCGCACTGACGAGGGGCGCAAGGCATGTCGTGGTGTGTTCACCAACCCCCATCCTTACGCCCGTGGTAAACGGCTGA
- a CDS encoding sterol desaturase family protein: MSTSLRFALRWLSYPLVFGGSAAFMVWALYAGVPYWPSTPLVAAVGLLAVAGLERIQPFREGWLEDHQDTLTDLVHMLVNLSVIQFTAEILARLGDAVPATVRLFPVESPLWVQLLLVAVVLDLSLYAMHRISHHVPWLWRFHMIHHSAERLYWMNGERRHPLHAMLMAGPGLVLLFASGAPSAVVATWFGILTVHLGFQHSNLDYRLGWLRHVIGVAEIHRWHHKRDFEDAQVNFGEFLMVWDRLFGTFYDSTGKQGDANVGLRERDYPKGYLGQLTEPFGRDRART, from the coding sequence ATGTCCACTTCTCTTCGATTCGCCCTACGCTGGTTGAGCTATCCGCTCGTGTTTGGTGGCAGCGCCGCCTTCATGGTCTGGGCCTTGTACGCCGGGGTGCCGTACTGGCCCAGCACACCCTTGGTAGCCGCAGTCGGTCTATTGGCCGTCGCGGGGCTGGAGCGTATCCAGCCTTTCCGGGAGGGCTGGCTGGAGGATCACCAGGACACCCTGACCGACCTGGTGCATATGCTGGTGAATCTTTCCGTCATCCAGTTCACCGCCGAAATCCTGGCCAGGCTGGGCGATGCAGTGCCGGCTACAGTTCGTCTCTTCCCAGTCGAGAGTCCACTTTGGGTTCAGCTGCTGCTGGTCGCCGTCGTGCTCGATCTGAGCCTGTATGCCATGCACCGCATCAGCCACCACGTACCCTGGCTGTGGCGTTTTCACATGATTCACCACAGCGCCGAGCGCTTGTACTGGATGAATGGGGAGCGCCGGCATCCCCTACATGCGATGCTCATGGCTGGCCCGGGATTGGTGCTGCTGTTTGCATCCGGCGCGCCTTCGGCAGTGGTTGCCACCTGGTTCGGCATTCTGACCGTTCACTTGGGCTTTCAGCACTCGAACCTGGATTACCGGCTGGGTTGGCTGCGCCATGTCATCGGGGTGGCTGAAATTCATCGTTGGCACCACAAGCGCGACTTCGAAGATGCCCAGGTGAACTTCGGCGAATTTCTGATGGTGTGGGATCGGCTATTCGGGACGTTCTACGACAGTACAGGAAAGCAGGGCGACGCCAATGTCGGCTTGCGTGAGAGGGACTATCCCAAGGGTTACCTTGGTCAGTTGACCGAACCCTTTGGGCGAGACCGAGCCCGCACATAG
- a CDS encoding heavy metal translocating P-type ATPase: MQKTSCHHDQGHAHHSHGHPESPRDPVCGMEVKSDSPYQENFEGRAYRFCSTKCQEKFQAAPHQYMSHQSHAGHHQHAARPEYSTQAGLGAEYTCPMHPEIRQPSPGNCPICGMTLEPVIPELEDEENPELKDFSRRFWWTLPLTVIVTVLAMAGHSLQLFHGTSQNWVELVLATPVTLWGGWVFFTRGIDSIRQRSPNMWTLIGLGTAAAYLYSVAATLVPQWFPAAFVQDGRIGVYFEAAAVIISLTLLGQMLELKARSQTSAAIKSLLGLAPKTARRIRPDGQEEDIPLTHVHQGDHLRVRPGEKVPVDGTVLEGESAVDESMLTGEPVPVTKLAGDTLIGATLNTHGSLVMEAQKVGAETMLSQIVQMVAKAQRSKAPMQRMADAVAGYFVVGVILIAILTFFGWGLFGPESGWVFGLINAVAVLIIACPCALGLATPMSVMVATGKAASSGVLFRDASAIENLCKIDTLIVDKTGTLTQGRPAFHSAEGTGPFDSVEVLRLAASLDQGSEHPLAHAIVDHAREQGLALVKPETFESGSGIGVRGQVDGHQLQLGNTALMEEAGVDITPLRNRAEQLRLEGISIIYLAVDGRLAGLLAVSDPIKPTSQQAVAQLQNSDVKVIMATGDGLTTARAVAKQLGIEEVHGEVKPQDKEKLVAELQSYSRRVAMAGDGINDAPALARADVGIAMGTGTDVAMNSAQVTLVKGDLMGILRARTLSVATVKNMRQNLAFAFLYNAMGIPLAAGLLYPLTGHLLSPLIAALAMSVSSASVVFNALRLKATDVG, translated from the coding sequence ATGCAAAAGACCTCCTGCCATCATGACCAGGGCCATGCACATCACTCGCACGGCCATCCAGAGAGCCCACGCGATCCGGTGTGTGGCATGGAGGTCAAATCTGATAGTCCTTACCAGGAGAACTTTGAGGGAAGGGCCTATCGGTTCTGCAGTACAAAATGCCAGGAGAAGTTCCAGGCAGCCCCTCATCAGTACATGAGCCATCAATCGCATGCCGGGCACCACCAGCATGCCGCTCGGCCAGAGTACTCAACTCAGGCAGGACTGGGGGCTGAATACACCTGCCCGATGCATCCCGAGATTCGCCAACCGAGCCCTGGCAACTGCCCGATCTGTGGGATGACGCTCGAACCCGTCATTCCAGAGCTGGAGGACGAAGAAAATCCGGAGCTGAAAGACTTTTCGCGACGGTTCTGGTGGACCCTGCCATTGACCGTCATCGTGACCGTGCTGGCGATGGCTGGTCATTCCTTGCAGCTGTTCCATGGAACATCCCAGAACTGGGTTGAGCTGGTTCTGGCAACGCCCGTGACGCTTTGGGGTGGCTGGGTATTTTTCACTCGCGGAATAGACTCCATCCGGCAACGCAGCCCTAATATGTGGACCCTGATCGGATTAGGAACTGCAGCCGCCTACCTCTACAGCGTGGCAGCCACCCTGGTGCCGCAGTGGTTCCCGGCGGCCTTCGTTCAGGATGGACGCATCGGCGTCTACTTTGAGGCCGCCGCGGTGATCATCTCGCTCACGCTGTTGGGCCAGATGCTCGAACTCAAAGCCCGCTCGCAGACCTCTGCCGCCATTAAGTCACTCCTGGGATTGGCCCCCAAGACTGCCCGGCGCATCAGGCCTGACGGCCAGGAAGAAGATATTCCGCTGACCCACGTCCATCAGGGTGACCACTTGCGTGTCCGGCCGGGCGAAAAAGTCCCGGTGGATGGCACCGTGCTGGAGGGCGAGAGCGCTGTCGACGAGTCGATGCTCACCGGCGAGCCGGTGCCCGTCACCAAGCTGGCAGGGGATACCCTTATCGGTGCCACCCTGAACACCCACGGCAGCCTGGTGATGGAAGCGCAGAAGGTGGGCGCCGAAACCATGTTGTCGCAGATCGTCCAGATGGTGGCTAAGGCCCAGCGTTCCAAGGCGCCCATGCAGCGTATGGCCGATGCCGTGGCAGGGTATTTCGTGGTGGGGGTGATCCTGATCGCGATCCTGACATTTTTTGGCTGGGGGTTGTTCGGGCCGGAATCAGGTTGGGTATTTGGCCTGATCAACGCTGTGGCCGTACTGATCATTGCCTGCCCATGCGCCCTGGGCTTGGCAACGCCGATGTCGGTCATGGTCGCGACCGGCAAGGCCGCCAGCAGCGGTGTGCTATTCCGCGATGCCAGCGCTATCGAGAACCTCTGCAAAATCGACACCTTGATCGTCGACAAGACCGGGACACTGACCCAGGGGCGGCCGGCCTTTCATAGTGCAGAGGGAACCGGGCCGTTCGACTCGGTCGAGGTTCTGCGCTTGGCCGCAAGCCTCGACCAGGGCAGCGAGCATCCGCTGGCGCATGCCATTGTCGATCATGCGCGTGAACAGGGCCTTGCCTTGGTGAAACCGGAGACCTTCGAGTCTGGCTCAGGTATTGGTGTGCGCGGACAGGTCGATGGCCATCAACTGCAGCTTGGGAACACAGCGCTGATGGAGGAGGCGGGTGTCGATATTACACCGCTGCGTAACCGTGCAGAGCAACTGCGCCTGGAGGGCATCAGCATCATCTATCTGGCCGTCGATGGTCGCCTGGCGGGTCTCCTGGCCGTTTCCGATCCAATCAAACCGACCTCCCAACAGGCTGTTGCTCAACTCCAGAACTCTGACGTGAAGGTCATCATGGCCACTGGCGACGGTCTCACCACAGCAAGAGCCGTGGCGAAGCAGTTAGGCATCGAGGAGGTGCATGGCGAGGTGAAACCGCAGGACAAGGAGAAATTAGTCGCCGAACTGCAGAGCTATAGCCGGCGTGTTGCCATGGCAGGCGACGGCATCAACGATGCGCCGGCCTTGGCCAGGGCCGACGTAGGCATCGCCATGGGCACGGGCACCGACGTGGCGATGAACAGCGCCCAAGTGACCCTGGTCAAGGGAGACCTGATGGGCATCCTGCGAGCGCGCACCTTGTCGGTGGCCACGGTGAAGAACATGAGGCAGAACCTTGCCTTTGCATTCCTCTACAACGCGATGGGTATCCCGCTAGCGGCCGGGCTGCTGTATCCGCTGACAGGGCATCTTCTGTCGCCCTTGATCGCTGCTCTGGCAATGAGCGTCAGTTCAGCCTCGGTGGTTTTCAATGCGCTTAGGTTGAAAGCAACGGACGTTGGCTAG
- a CDS encoding heavy-metal-associated domain-containing protein yields MFSLSVAGMGCGSCVSKITKAIQALDQDARVEVDRAAGKVTVESTESAESIRELIQELGYSAQVSA; encoded by the coding sequence ATGTTTAGTCTGAGTGTTGCGGGGATGGGCTGTGGCAGTTGCGTGAGCAAAATCACGAAGGCCATTCAAGCTCTGGATCAGGATGCACGAGTAGAAGTGGATCGAGCGGCCGGCAAGGTCACCGTTGAGAGCACAGAAAGTGCCGAATCGATCCGCGAACTCATCCAGGAGCTTGGCTATTCGGCCCAGGTCAGCGCTTGA
- a CDS encoding cation transporter, protein MSSCEKSCGCGSVSAPAEAASAPSTEGAWVSHFSVPKMDCPSEERMIRLALNSLPELRSLSFDLSSRQVLAFHDGAVDPITTKLESLGLGAALLGTQPASQEAASTNRADEELAASKEASTLKILLGINAAMFVIEMGAGLIAQSTGLIADSLDMFADAAVYGLALFAVGRSAQLQVRAAHLAGFFQILLALGVLVEVARRFHYGSEPESMLMMGIGLVALVANASCLLMIYGHREGGAHMKASWIFSANDVLANIGVIVAGALVAWTGSPYPDLVIGTVVGLIVLNGARRILALKA, encoded by the coding sequence ATGAGCTCGTGTGAAAAATCCTGTGGCTGCGGTTCAGTGTCAGCGCCTGCTGAAGCAGCGAGCGCGCCCTCGACCGAAGGAGCCTGGGTCAGCCATTTTTCTGTACCCAAGATGGATTGCCCTTCGGAAGAGCGAATGATTCGGCTCGCGCTGAATAGCTTGCCTGAGCTTCGTTCGTTGTCCTTTGATCTGAGCAGCAGGCAGGTACTCGCTTTCCATGACGGGGCGGTTGACCCAATCACTACCAAGCTGGAGTCCCTGGGTCTAGGGGCAGCGCTACTGGGGACTCAACCAGCTAGTCAGGAAGCAGCCTCGACCAATCGCGCTGATGAGGAATTAGCGGCGTCGAAAGAGGCGAGCACCCTGAAAATTTTGCTCGGCATCAACGCTGCCATGTTTGTTATCGAGATGGGCGCAGGGTTGATCGCTCAGTCGACGGGCCTTATTGCCGACTCGCTGGACATGTTTGCGGATGCTGCCGTCTATGGCTTGGCTCTCTTTGCCGTCGGCCGCAGTGCACAGCTGCAAGTTCGCGCTGCGCACCTGGCGGGTTTCTTTCAGATCCTGTTGGCACTGGGCGTACTCGTGGAGGTGGCTAGACGCTTCCACTATGGCAGCGAACCTGAGTCGATGCTGATGATGGGGATTGGCTTAGTTGCACTCGTCGCAAACGCCAGCTGTCTCTTGATGATCTATGGCCATCGCGAAGGCGGTGCACACATGAAAGCGAGCTGGATTTTTTCGGCCAACGATGTGCTCGCGAACATTGGCGTTATCGTCGCCGGCGCGCTGGTTGCGTGGACGGGCTCTCCCTACCCAGACTTGGTGATTGGTACGGTCGTTGGCCTCATCGTATTGAACGGTGCGCGCCGAATCCTGGCATTGAAAGCCTGA
- a CDS encoding DUF3703 domain-containing protein, whose product MNTALRNAIDEAFFQARTALREKAPTEAFPWLERAHILSQHMPVLHARSHWLMLRAGWQLRDYREMFGQAPRIIAAVLFSKIWVPLGNTGRARISAFAPMPVSPGLQRLFQGAKQ is encoded by the coding sequence ATGAATACCGCCCTCCGCAATGCCATCGATGAAGCCTTTTTCCAGGCAAGGACAGCACTCCGTGAAAAGGCGCCAACCGAGGCATTCCCCTGGCTCGAGCGCGCCCACATCTTGAGCCAGCACATGCCCGTCCTGCATGCGCGGAGCCATTGGTTGATGCTAAGGGCTGGCTGGCAGTTGCGCGACTACCGGGAAATGTTCGGCCAAGCACCACGGATCATCGCTGCCGTGTTGTTCTCGAAGATCTGGGTACCGCTCGGCAATACCGGACGCGCGAGGATCAGTGCATTCGCGCCGATGCCCGTCTCACCCGGATTGCAGCGACTGTTTCAGGGAGCGAAACAATGA
- a CDS encoding helix-turn-helix transcriptional regulator, which produces MRSSDAAEVARWSGHAWVGPGIGVFLGHAAHQDWHHHQAHQIAVGLDAAITVETPLGGQSGAAILIPAGLKHRLSAGQVLSIYLDVLSDEARALRVSGAVRLMEIVAADIAAMVEALRASGHSPVQLQAQVRRLLRLADPPIPDPRLTKVTAALREGQMGREAMAALVHLSPTRFSHWFVEQTGLPLRSYVKWLRLTQALQHLAKGGRLTEAAHAAGFSDSAHFSRTFRALLGIDPSSALAAVDLQKS; this is translated from the coding sequence ATGCGAAGCTCGGATGCCGCAGAAGTGGCTCGCTGGTCAGGCCATGCCTGGGTCGGCCCCGGTATCGGCGTCTTTCTCGGCCATGCCGCCCACCAGGATTGGCACCATCATCAAGCACATCAAATTGCAGTGGGGCTCGACGCCGCGATAACGGTTGAAACGCCGTTGGGTGGGCAATCTGGGGCTGCCATCTTGATTCCGGCAGGCTTGAAGCACCGGCTCAGTGCTGGGCAGGTCCTGTCGATCTACCTGGATGTGCTGTCCGATGAGGCGCGTGCCTTGCGGGTGAGCGGAGCCGTGAGGCTGATGGAGATCGTAGCGGCCGATATTGCTGCGATGGTCGAGGCACTGAGGGCGTCGGGGCATTCGCCTGTCCAGTTGCAGGCGCAGGTACGTCGGCTGTTGCGGCTTGCCGATCCACCAATCCCTGATCCGCGCTTGACCAAGGTCACCGCAGCGCTGCGCGAAGGCCAAATGGGGCGTGAGGCAATGGCCGCGTTGGTGCATTTGTCACCCACGCGTTTTTCCCATTGGTTCGTGGAGCAAACCGGCCTGCCGTTGCGCAGCTATGTCAAATGGCTGCGCCTCACCCAAGCCCTGCAACACCTGGCCAAAGGGGGACGGCTGACCGAAGCCGCGCATGCGGCGGGTTTTTCCGACTCGGCGCATTTCTCCCGGACATTCAGGGCGCTGCTGGGCATCGATCCGTCCTCCGCCCTGGCTGCGGTCGATCTCCAGAAGTCATAG
- a CDS encoding cupredoxin domain-containing protein, with amino-acid sequence MKLKSLSLITTVGLLLSAANAMASPGHNKDSIGQPGDSQAVDRTIEVRMGDIFFEPKAMEIKAGETVRFVLLNEGALLHEFNLGKAASHAAHQKEMAAMFQNGTLSPTAAHDMSKMDHAMGGMKMVGMEHNDPNSVLVEPGAREELIWTFSRATDLEFACNVPGHYQSGMVGKVTVR; translated from the coding sequence ATGAAACTCAAATCCCTTTCTTTGATCACCACCGTGGGTTTGCTGCTCAGCGCAGCCAACGCGATGGCCAGCCCGGGCCACAACAAAGACAGCATCGGCCAGCCGGGAGATAGTCAGGCAGTAGATCGCACCATTGAGGTACGGATGGGCGACATCTTCTTTGAACCCAAGGCAATGGAAATCAAGGCGGGCGAGACGGTTCGCTTCGTACTGCTGAACGAGGGAGCCCTGCTGCACGAGTTCAACCTTGGCAAAGCGGCATCCCATGCTGCGCATCAGAAAGAGATGGCTGCGATGTTTCAGAACGGCACGCTGTCCCCGACTGCGGCGCATGACATGAGCAAAATGGACCACGCCATGGGCGGTATGAAGATGGTCGGCATGGAGCACAACGATCCCAACAGCGTTCTGGTCGAGCCAGGTGCACGCGAAGAGCTGATCTGGACCTTCTCCAGGGCTACTGATCTGGAATTCGCCTGCAATGTTCCTGGACATTATCAGTCGGGAATGGTCGGTAAGGTGACCGTACGCTGA
- the cadR gene encoding Cd(II)/Pb(II)-responsive transcriptional regulator → MRIGQLAQLTGADIQTIRFYERQGLLASPNRQANGYRAYEADHVEKLLFIRRCRSFGMSLDEIGVLQSVQAQPQQPCAAVNTLLDSHIAQVRAQIASLQALENQLVTLRSCCDDERQSLDCGILSGLVEGGKRLP, encoded by the coding sequence ATGCGCATTGGTCAACTTGCACAGCTGACGGGAGCGGACATTCAGACCATTCGTTTCTATGAGCGCCAGGGCCTGCTTGCATCGCCCAATCGCCAGGCAAATGGCTACCGAGCCTACGAAGCGGATCATGTGGAGAAACTGCTGTTCATCCGCCGTTGCCGGTCCTTTGGCATGTCGTTGGACGAAATTGGTGTTTTGCAGAGCGTTCAAGCACAGCCGCAGCAACCGTGCGCGGCGGTCAATACGCTGCTTGATAGCCATATCGCCCAGGTCAGGGCCCAGATCGCATCCTTGCAAGCCCTGGAAAACCAGTTGGTGACGTTACGCAGCTGCTGCGATGACGAACGACAAAGCCTGGACTGCGGAATACTTTCGGGTCTAGTGGAGGGAGGCAAACGGCTTCCATAA
- a CDS encoding DUF2933 domain-containing protein: MDHTHHTGTTEPPFWKSKIGIALIMLAVIGIFYVAREHYGHLSQALPYLILLLCPLMHLFGHNHGGHSHSSGAAVSKDEDRK, from the coding sequence ATGGATCACACGCACCACACTGGCACTACGGAACCACCTTTTTGGAAGAGCAAGATTGGCATCGCACTGATCATGCTGGCCGTAATCGGCATCTTCTATGTCGCGCGCGAGCATTACGGTCATCTTTCGCAGGCTTTGCCATACCTCATCCTGCTGCTATGCCCGCTGATGCATCTGTTTGGCCACAATCATGGCGGGCACTCCCACTCCAGCGGAGCCGCAGTTTCCAAGGACGAGGATAGGAAATAA
- the lspA gene encoding signal peptidase II encodes MKSPLGMAHRITPGLWWTLSLAVALADQAIKYVIEGSLSVGAVVPLTPVFNLVHFWNTGAAFSFLADAGGWQRYFFILLALVVSIGLALLLRKPRAKLEALGYSLILGGAVGNLIDRSFRGHVIDYLDFFWQSWHWPAFNLADIGIVGGAAMLLLSSVLSPSAELDRGR; translated from the coding sequence ATGAAATCGCCACTTGGAATGGCGCACCGTATCACTCCCGGGCTCTGGTGGACGCTATCGCTAGCCGTTGCCCTGGCCGACCAGGCGATCAAATATGTAATTGAGGGTTCGCTCTCGGTCGGCGCCGTGGTTCCTCTGACCCCAGTCTTCAATCTGGTCCATTTCTGGAATACCGGCGCAGCGTTCAGCTTCCTAGCTGACGCGGGCGGTTGGCAGCGCTACTTCTTCATTCTCCTCGCACTGGTTGTTTCGATTGGGCTCGCGTTGCTCTTGCGTAAGCCCAGGGCCAAGCTCGAAGCGCTGGGCTATAGCCTCATACTGGGAGGGGCAGTGGGGAATCTGATCGATCGCAGCTTCCGAGGCCATGTGATCGACTATCTGGATTTTTTCTGGCAATCCTGGCATTGGCCTGCATTCAACTTGGCGGACATCGGCATCGTGGGCGGTGCCGCCATGTTGCTCCTGAGCAGTGTGCTGAGTCCCAGCGCGGAACTGGACCGGGGCAGATAA
- a CDS encoding ATP-dependent nuclease, whose translation MARIRRLQISNFRSIQALDWVPAPGINCLIGPGDSGKSSILDAIDLCVGARRGGTFGDMDFFALNVDVPITISVALGDLPVSLMDIDVYGEFLRGFHPGTGEVEDEPRAGLETVITLRLQVGADLEPVWTLFSERAEQQQLERTLPWKERAALAPARIGSFASSNLSWSRGSVLNRLTDERAELGAELARAARQARANFGNQAAEHLTQTLEVVQRTAQHLGVSVGAMPQALLDAHSVSIGEGAIALHSETGIPLRSLGTGSSRLLVAGLQRAAASAAPIALVDEVEYGLEPHRLMRFLDSLGAKDAAAPLQVFMTTHSPVALRELSGSQLFVVRSAPQRHSVMPAGEANEVQSTLRKDPEAFLAKSIIVCEGASEVGFARGLDQWWVSLGATSFLAHGGAYVDAGGGSPDNSLIRGTALLNLGYRVMVFVDADKPSTAGLAEAFLAAGGQILTWRPGLTLEDEIFRHLSDQALDALLAKAETIVGAELMNAHIQTKSQGRVTLNDIRAERLVDGYSPERRELLGTASRIRNSGWFKSLTTYQEVARDIVGPSLQNAEPGFMAVTNQLWTFTSAP comes from the coding sequence GTGGCCCGCATTCGCCGACTGCAAATTAGCAACTTCCGGTCTATCCAGGCGCTCGACTGGGTGCCGGCCCCCGGAATTAACTGCCTCATTGGTCCGGGTGACAGTGGGAAGTCCAGCATCCTGGACGCGATTGACCTTTGCGTCGGCGCCCGCCGAGGCGGCACGTTCGGCGACATGGACTTCTTCGCATTAAACGTCGATGTACCCATCACCATCAGCGTGGCGCTTGGCGATTTGCCGGTATCGCTGATGGATATCGATGTCTACGGCGAGTTCTTGCGTGGATTCCATCCCGGTACGGGGGAAGTCGAAGACGAACCGCGAGCGGGGCTGGAGACCGTCATCACCTTGCGTCTGCAAGTTGGTGCCGATTTGGAGCCTGTTTGGACACTTTTCTCCGAGCGCGCGGAGCAGCAGCAACTTGAACGCACTCTTCCCTGGAAAGAACGAGCGGCACTAGCGCCCGCCCGTATCGGCAGCTTTGCGAGCTCGAACCTGTCGTGGAGTCGTGGCTCAGTGCTCAATCGACTTACCGATGAGCGCGCCGAGCTTGGTGCTGAACTGGCGCGCGCCGCTAGGCAAGCAAGAGCGAACTTTGGCAATCAAGCAGCCGAACATCTGACCCAGACGCTTGAGGTCGTGCAACGCACAGCACAGCATCTTGGCGTTTCGGTCGGGGCTATGCCTCAGGCGCTCCTTGACGCACATTCTGTGTCGATTGGCGAGGGGGCGATCGCGCTGCACAGTGAAACAGGTATTCCGCTGCGCTCCCTTGGCACGGGCTCGTCACGCTTGCTAGTGGCAGGGCTTCAAAGGGCTGCGGCCAGCGCCGCGCCAATTGCCCTGGTTGATGAGGTGGAATACGGGCTTGAACCTCATCGGCTCATGCGATTCCTGGACTCGCTGGGTGCAAAGGACGCTGCCGCTCCGTTGCAAGTGTTCATGACGACGCACTCGCCGGTCGCGCTGCGCGAGCTGTCCGGCAGCCAGTTATTCGTTGTTCGGTCAGCACCTCAGCGCCACAGTGTTATGCCAGCTGGGGAAGCCAACGAGGTACAAAGTACCCTTCGGAAGGACCCCGAAGCATTCCTCGCCAAATCCATCATCGTTTGCGAGGGGGCCAGCGAGGTTGGCTTCGCGCGTGGCCTTGACCAATGGTGGGTCAGTCTTGGCGCTACCTCATTCCTGGCCCATGGCGGCGCGTATGTGGACGCCGGCGGGGGAAGCCCCGATAACAGTCTTATCCGGGGAACAGCACTTCTGAACTTGGGTTACCGCGTGATGGTTTTTGTAGATGCCGACAAGCCTTCGACCGCGGGGCTCGCTGAAGCATTCTTGGCCGCCGGCGGGCAAATTCTTACATGGCGACCAGGTCTCACTCTGGAGGACGAGATCTTCCGCCATCTCAGTGACCAAGCACTCGATGCACTTCTGGCGAAAGCCGAAACAATAGTGGGTGCAGAGCTGATGAACGCACACATTCAGACGAAGTCCCAAGGCCGCGTGACGCTGAACGATATCCGAGCCGAGCGACTCGTGGATGGGTACTCACCTGAGAGACGAGAGCTGCTGGGAACCGCATCCCGTATCCGCAACAGCGGCTGGTTCAAGTCGCTGACAACCTATCAGGAGGTTGCAAGGGACATCGTCGGTCCGTCTTTACAGAACGCCGAACCGGGCTTCATGGCAGTCACGAATCAGCTCTGGACGTTTACAAGTGCCCCCTGA